In one window of Tumebacillus algifaecis DNA:
- the cwlD gene encoding N-acetylmuramoyl-L-alanine amidase CwlD, with protein sequence MWKRGKMPVWRFGVYVALFLIASFGLYTGTLQWLTEPSSLSWNLPLNGQVIVLDAGHGGVDPGAVSESGVLEKEIALQVAMFLRDYLQQAGAHVLMIREEDLDLADPNTKGYSRRKSQDLKERARIIRESDATVFISLHCNSIPSDKWTGAQTLFDTEFEDSKVLAEKVQEALRETIDADRGVKKREDLFLLKHAGKPGALVELGFLSNPDEALLMQEKNYQKKLALSIYKGLLAYYSEK encoded by the coding sequence ATGTGGAAACGAGGTAAGATGCCAGTATGGCGATTTGGCGTCTACGTGGCTTTGTTTTTGATCGCTTCGTTTGGGCTGTATACAGGAACCTTACAGTGGCTGACCGAGCCTTCTTCTTTGTCATGGAACCTGCCGCTCAATGGGCAGGTGATCGTGCTCGATGCGGGGCATGGGGGAGTGGACCCAGGCGCTGTCAGCGAATCTGGCGTGCTGGAGAAGGAGATTGCACTGCAGGTGGCGATGTTTTTACGGGACTATTTGCAGCAGGCAGGTGCACATGTCCTCATGATCCGCGAGGAGGATTTGGATCTGGCCGATCCGAATACGAAGGGATATAGCCGCCGAAAAAGTCAAGACTTAAAGGAGCGGGCTCGCATCATCCGCGAATCGGATGCGACCGTCTTTATCTCACTGCACTGCAATTCGATCCCGTCCGACAAATGGACCGGTGCCCAGACGCTCTTCGATACGGAGTTTGAAGACAGCAAAGTGCTCGCCGAAAAGGTTCAGGAGGCGCTCCGGGAGACGATTGATGCAGACCGCGGCGTAAAAAAGCGCGAGGACCTCTTCCTGCTCAAGCATGCGGGCAAACCGGGAGCCCTTGTTGAACTCGGTTTTTTGTCCAATCCGGATGAAGCGCTGTTGATGCAGGAGAAGAACTATCAGAAAAAGTTGGCCCTTAGTATCTACAAGGGTCTGCTGGCGTACTACTCGGAGAAATGA
- the rpmJ gene encoding 50S ribosomal protein L36: protein MKVRPSVKPICEKCKIIRRKGAVMVICENPKHKQKQG from the coding sequence ATGAAGGTACGTCCTTCTGTTAAGCCGATTTGCGAAAAGTGCAAGATCATTCGTCGCAAAGGCGCTGTTATGGTCATTTGCGAAAACCCGAAGCACAAGCAAAAACAAGGTTAA
- a CDS encoding KOW domain-containing RNA-binding protein: protein MPHPTRPHLGQIVLVTQGKEAGNYCVIVGIHGPKFVLLADGAKRKSDAPKHKNIAHVQLLAHIDEAVAMKLEQQGQVQNALLRCSLNRFKRSLEHIYEEAKRGSDLSGER, encoded by the coding sequence ATGCCTCATCCGACGCGTCCCCATCTCGGGCAGATCGTCTTGGTGACCCAGGGCAAAGAAGCAGGAAACTATTGCGTAATCGTAGGGATTCATGGCCCCAAGTTCGTTTTGCTGGCCGATGGTGCGAAGCGCAAAAGCGACGCTCCTAAGCACAAAAACATCGCACATGTACAGCTCCTCGCTCATATCGATGAAGCGGTGGCGATGAAACTCGAACAACAGGGTCAGGTGCAAAATGCTTTGTTGCGTTGTAGCCTGAATCGATTCAAACGGTCGTTAGAGCACATTTATGAAGAAGCGAAGAGAGGAAGTGACCTCAGTGGCGAAAGATGA
- a CDS encoding KinB-signaling pathway activation protein, with amino-acid sequence MNLRKFFTLFLSTALIGVLLGLITTLTGWFGEIRLVWGMITGGFLSATTLMGFWAYLTLNFTMRNFISFRFWVTIQVLLIALVLFDLVYFRYLWTGQGEGSLLPFIGYAVWPLLVAAVVSYFKGRISGMRSFIPSMFFLYCFTALEWFLALKSGEVLQMTQIGIILLGCNVYLLLMYTRLLKQPSPTR; translated from the coding sequence ATGAACTTACGCAAGTTTTTTACTCTGTTCCTTTCGACTGCCCTGATCGGCGTACTCCTTGGTCTGATCACGACGCTGACCGGATGGTTTGGCGAGATTCGATTGGTCTGGGGGATGATCACGGGAGGTTTTCTTTCCGCAACGACGCTGATGGGGTTTTGGGCGTATCTGACGCTGAATTTTACGATGCGCAATTTTATCTCGTTCCGTTTTTGGGTGACGATTCAGGTGTTGCTAATCGCGCTTGTCCTGTTTGACTTGGTCTATTTCCGCTATCTGTGGACGGGCCAAGGCGAAGGTAGCCTTCTGCCGTTTATCGGGTATGCGGTATGGCCGCTCCTTGTAGCAGCCGTCGTGTCCTATTTCAAAGGCCGGATCTCTGGCATGCGCTCCTTTATCCCGTCCATGTTCTTTCTGTATTGCTTCACGGCATTGGAATGGTTCCTGGCGCTGAAATCGGGCGAGGTGCTACAGATGACGCAGATCGGCATCATCTTACTCGGTTGTAATGTGTATCTATTACTCATGTATACCCGGCTGTTGAAACAGCCCTCACCGACTCGGTGA
- a CDS encoding stage II sporulation protein M, translating to MWSTVGGSGTVIKRNLGYIAAAAAVFVFGGVIGALYSEQLMAVVKPTLEKLATIAEKTQAADSVWYTSQVIFFNNLTASAMMVLFGCLLAIPTVLALFTNGMVIGVLFAQLDGQGTASAWDLLVYGLLPHGIFELPAIVFAAALGIKLGTVLLVPLKGKKRLESFGFVWLEVVKSAWVVLALLLVAAAVEGAVTPMLLEKYVLQVG from the coding sequence ATGTGGAGCACGGTAGGCGGAAGCGGCACGGTGATCAAGCGCAACCTTGGCTATATCGCAGCGGCTGCGGCAGTGTTTGTGTTCGGCGGGGTGATTGGTGCCTTGTACAGTGAACAGCTGATGGCTGTCGTCAAGCCGACGCTGGAAAAGTTGGCCACGATTGCCGAAAAGACGCAGGCGGCAGACAGTGTCTGGTATACGTCCCAGGTGATTTTTTTCAATAATTTGACGGCGAGCGCCATGATGGTGTTGTTCGGCTGTCTGCTAGCCATCCCGACGGTGCTGGCGTTGTTTACAAACGGCATGGTGATTGGGGTGCTGTTCGCCCAGCTTGACGGGCAAGGGACGGCGAGCGCGTGGGATCTGCTCGTCTATGGGCTGTTGCCGCACGGAATCTTTGAACTGCCGGCCATCGTGTTCGCGGCCGCATTGGGGATCAAGCTCGGTACTGTGTTGCTCGTGCCGCTGAAGGGGAAGAAGCGGCTGGAGAGCTTCGGCTTTGTCTGGCTGGAAGTTGTGAAGTCGGCATGGGTGGTGCTGGCGCTGCTTTTGGTCGCCGCAGCGGTGGAAGGTGCGGTGACGCCGATGCTGTTGGAGAAGTATGTGCTCCAAGTGGGCTAA
- the rpsM gene encoding 30S ribosomal protein S13, whose protein sequence is MARIAGIDIPRDKRVEISLTYIFGIGRKTSNKVLEATDVNKDARVKDLTEDEINRIREFIDKNIKVEGDLRRDIALNIKRLIEIGSYRGIRHRRGLPVRGQRTKTNARTRKGPRRTVAGKKK, encoded by the coding sequence ATGGCACGTATTGCTGGTATCGATATCCCGCGCGACAAGCGCGTGGAAATCAGCTTGACCTACATCTTTGGGATCGGCCGTAAAACTTCGAACAAGGTCCTCGAAGCAACCGACGTCAACAAAGACGCTCGCGTTAAGGATCTGACTGAAGATGAGATCAACCGTATCCGTGAATTTATCGACAAGAACATCAAGGTTGAAGGTGACCTCCGTCGCGACATCGCTTTGAACATTAAGCGCCTGATCGAGATCGGTTCCTACCGTGGTATCCGTCACCGCCGCGGCCTTCCGGTTCGCGGTCAACGCACGAAGACCAACGCTCGTACCCGTAAAGGTCCTCGCCGCACTGTAGCAGGCAAGAAAAAATAG
- a CDS encoding DNA-directed RNA polymerase subunit alpha → MIEIEKPRIETVEINESGTYGKFVVEPLERGYGTTLGNSLRRILLSSLPGAAATSVKIEGVLHEFSTIPGVVEDTTEIILNLKRLSLKIHSDEEKTLTIDAEGPGAVTAGDIRVDSDVDVLNPDLHIATLADGGKLFMEITANRGRGYVPADRNKKEDMEIGVIPIDSIYTPIERVNYSVENTRVGQVTNYDKLTLEVWTDGSIRPDEAVSLGAKILTEHLMLFVGLTDKVRDTEIMIEKEDDKKEKVLEMTIEELELSVRSYNCLKRAGINTVQELCSKTEEEMMKVRNLGRKSLEEVQEKLAELGLGLRNED, encoded by the coding sequence ATGATTGAAATTGAAAAGCCGAGAATCGAGACTGTTGAGATCAACGAAAGTGGCACGTACGGGAAGTTTGTGGTGGAACCGCTGGAACGCGGTTATGGCACCACACTGGGGAACTCTCTGCGTCGTATCCTCCTCTCTTCGTTACCTGGCGCTGCTGCGACCAGCGTGAAGATTGAAGGGGTGCTTCATGAGTTCTCCACCATTCCTGGCGTCGTCGAAGATACAACAGAGATCATCTTGAATCTCAAACGGCTTTCGCTCAAAATCCATTCCGACGAGGAAAAAACGCTGACGATCGACGCGGAGGGACCGGGTGCGGTCACCGCCGGCGATATTCGTGTGGATTCCGACGTTGACGTGCTCAACCCGGACCTGCATATTGCCACTTTGGCCGATGGCGGAAAACTCTTCATGGAGATTACGGCGAACCGTGGACGCGGCTATGTTCCGGCCGACCGTAACAAGAAAGAAGACATGGAGATTGGCGTCATCCCGATCGACTCCATCTATACGCCGATTGAACGCGTGAACTACTCCGTAGAGAATACTCGCGTCGGACAGGTAACCAACTACGACAAGCTGACCCTCGAGGTCTGGACGGACGGAAGCATTCGACCTGACGAAGCGGTGAGTCTGGGTGCAAAGATCTTAACGGAGCACCTGATGTTGTTTGTAGGCCTGACCGATAAAGTTCGCGATACGGAGATCATGATCGAGAAGGAAGACGATAAGAAAGAGAAAGTTCTTGAGATGACGATCGAAGAACTGGAACTTTCCGTTCGCTCCTACAATTGCTTGAAGCGTGCTGGTATCAACACGGTTCAAGAACTTTGTTCGAAAACAGAAGAAGAGATGATGAAAGTCCGTAACCTCGGTCGCAAGTCGCTGGAGGAAGTCCAGGAAAAGCTGGCTGAACTCGGCCTTGGCCTTCGTAACGAAGACTAA
- the rplQ gene encoding 50S ribosomal protein L17: protein MAYRKLNRRSGNRKALFRSQVTDLFIYERIQTTEAKAKELRSVAEKLITLAKRGDLHARRQVASFVLPEIADATTNQDVVQKLFSEIAPRFAERQGGYTRIMKIGPRRGDGAPMVYLELV, encoded by the coding sequence GTGGCATACAGAAAGCTGAACCGTCGTTCCGGTAACCGTAAAGCATTGTTCCGGAGCCAGGTAACTGACCTGTTTATCTACGAGCGCATCCAAACGACCGAAGCGAAAGCGAAAGAACTCCGCTCGGTGGCTGAAAAGCTGATCACGCTGGCTAAGCGTGGCGACCTGCACGCTCGCCGTCAAGTCGCATCGTTCGTTCTTCCGGAAATCGCAGATGCTACCACCAACCAAGACGTGGTACAAAAGCTGTTCTCCGAGATCGCTCCGCGTTTTGCTGAGCGTCAAGGCGGCTACACCCGCATCATGAAGATCGGACCGCGCCGCGGCGACGGGGCACCGATGGTGTACCTCGAACTCGTATAA
- a CDS encoding Mrp/NBP35 family ATP-binding protein → MLTKQAILDALRPVQDPEVHKSIVELGMVRNVEIDGDHAKIEVVLTIAGCPLRNKIDADVRAALGTVEGLKSFDLTLGTMTDEERAKFREVLRGGQPEQATPPLLDPNTKTQFIAVASGKGGVGKSTVTANLAVALVRMGYRVGIIDADIYGFSIPGIFGIRDQKPTLIDNLLLPVVAEGVKVISMHFFVPDNRPVIWRGPMLGKMMRNFFAEVHWGDLDIMLLDMPPGTGDMALDVHQMLPKSKELIVTTPQFNATEVAARVGTMALQTNHEILGVIENMSFFEAGGQKHYIFGKGGGERLALELKTDVLVQIPIGAANETGDGIYDADTPQGEAYAKLAKTIGRKVLDQAMTEPYTQA, encoded by the coding sequence ATGCTGACAAAACAGGCGATTCTGGACGCGTTGCGTCCGGTGCAAGACCCTGAAGTACATAAAAGTATTGTCGAGCTGGGCATGGTTCGCAACGTGGAGATCGACGGCGATCATGCCAAAATCGAAGTGGTGCTGACCATCGCAGGCTGCCCGCTGCGCAACAAAATCGATGCGGATGTTCGGGCCGCACTGGGCACGGTCGAAGGATTGAAATCGTTCGATCTCACCTTGGGCACGATGACAGACGAGGAGCGTGCGAAGTTCCGCGAGGTACTGCGCGGAGGTCAGCCAGAACAGGCTACACCGCCGTTGCTCGACCCGAACACGAAGACGCAGTTCATCGCCGTCGCTTCCGGTAAGGGCGGTGTCGGCAAATCGACCGTCACCGCGAACTTGGCTGTGGCACTGGTGCGCATGGGGTACCGTGTTGGGATCATCGATGCGGATATCTATGGATTTTCGATCCCGGGTATCTTCGGGATTCGCGATCAAAAGCCGACGCTGATCGACAACTTGTTGCTGCCCGTTGTAGCAGAAGGCGTCAAGGTGATCTCGATGCACTTCTTTGTGCCGGACAACCGTCCTGTGATCTGGCGCGGTCCGATGCTTGGCAAGATGATGCGCAACTTCTTTGCCGAAGTGCATTGGGGCGATCTGGACATCATGCTGTTGGACATGCCGCCAGGAACTGGTGACATGGCGCTTGATGTCCATCAGATGCTGCCGAAGAGCAAGGAGCTCATCGTCACTACGCCGCAGTTTAATGCGACCGAAGTGGCGGCACGCGTCGGCACGATGGCGCTTCAGACCAACCATGAGATCCTCGGCGTCATCGAGAACATGTCCTTCTTCGAAGCGGGCGGTCAGAAGCACTACATCTTTGGCAAAGGCGGCGGCGAGCGACTGGCGCTGGAGTTGAAGACCGATGTGCTCGTGCAGATTCCGATCGGGGCTGCCAATGAAACGGGCGACGGAATCTATGATGCCGATACTCCGCAAGGCGAGGCATATGCGAAACTTGCGAAGACGATCGGTCGCAAAGTGCTCGATCAAGCGATGACAGAACCGTATACCCAAGCATAA
- the rpsD gene encoding 30S ribosomal protein S4, whose translation MARYTGSVCRLCRREGVKLYLKGERCYTDKCAIDRRAYAPGQHGQARKKVSEYGTQLREKQKARRVYGVLEKQFRGYYEEASRRKGITGETLLQILESRLDNVVFRSGFAASRPEARQIVKHGHILVNGKRVDIPSYLTKPGDVIAFSDKAQEVPRVKELLEAAESKSVIAWLERDLNTKSARIVRVPSRDEIDVPVAEQMIVELYSR comes from the coding sequence ATGGCAAGATACACCGGTTCTGTTTGCCGTCTGTGCCGCCGCGAAGGCGTTAAACTGTATCTGAAAGGCGAACGCTGCTACACCGACAAGTGTGCGATCGACCGCCGCGCTTACGCTCCGGGCCAACACGGCCAGGCTCGTAAGAAGGTATCCGAATACGGTACCCAGCTGCGCGAGAAGCAAAAAGCTCGTCGCGTTTACGGCGTCCTTGAAAAGCAATTCCGTGGTTACTACGAAGAAGCTAGCCGCCGCAAGGGGATCACAGGTGAGACCCTGTTGCAAATTCTGGAAAGCCGCTTGGATAACGTTGTGTTTCGTTCCGGTTTCGCAGCTTCCCGTCCGGAAGCTCGCCAAATCGTGAAGCACGGCCATATCCTTGTGAATGGCAAACGTGTCGATATCCCGTCTTACCTGACCAAGCCGGGCGATGTGATTGCGTTTTCCGATAAAGCTCAAGAAGTTCCGCGCGTGAAGGAACTCTTGGAAGCTGCTGAATCCAAATCGGTGATCGCGTGGCTCGAGAGAGACCTGAACACCAAGTCTGCGCGCATCGTTCGCGTTCCGTCTCGTGACGAAATCGACGTTCCAGTTGCAGAGCAAATGATCGTCGAACTTTACTCTCGCTAA
- the truA gene encoding tRNA pseudouridine(38-40) synthase TruA has translation MRNIKLTISYDGTDFHGFQIQPNLRTVQGALQARLEEVVGHPVSIIGSGRTDAGVHARAQVVNFHTSSRVPVEKWPIVCNVKLPGDLVVQDAEEVSEDWHARFSAQGKVYRYQMDRSAFSDVFTRKYAYHYPYPICVERMIEAATHLVGRHDFTSFCAANTPVEDKVRTLYAVDLREEGHLLTVTCRGEGFLYNMVRIIVGTLLDVGRGKIEPGELPDILLARDRKRAGVTAPAHGLTMWQVLYD, from the coding sequence ATGCGGAATATCAAACTGACGATCTCGTATGACGGGACCGATTTTCACGGCTTTCAGATCCAGCCGAACCTGCGCACGGTGCAGGGGGCGCTGCAGGCGCGTCTGGAAGAGGTGGTCGGACACCCGGTTTCGATCATCGGCTCGGGGCGAACCGATGCTGGAGTGCATGCGCGCGCGCAAGTGGTCAATTTCCACACATCTTCGCGCGTTCCGGTGGAGAAGTGGCCGATCGTGTGCAACGTGAAGCTACCAGGCGACTTAGTCGTTCAGGACGCCGAAGAGGTGTCTGAGGACTGGCATGCGCGTTTTTCGGCACAGGGGAAGGTGTATCGCTACCAGATGGACAGAAGCGCTTTCTCCGACGTGTTTACGCGCAAATACGCCTATCACTATCCCTACCCGATTTGCGTCGAGCGGATGATCGAAGCGGCAACTCATCTCGTGGGTCGTCATGATTTCACCAGTTTCTGTGCTGCCAACACGCCGGTTGAAGACAAAGTGCGCACGTTGTACGCGGTTGACCTTCGAGAGGAGGGGCACCTGCTGACGGTGACCTGTCGCGGCGAAGGTTTTCTTTACAACATGGTGCGGATCATCGTCGGCACGTTACTCGACGTTGGCCGCGGCAAGATCGAACCGGGTGAACTCCCGGACATTCTGCTTGCGCGCGACCGAAAAAGAGCTGGAGTGACCGCTCCGGCACACGGCTTAACGATGTGGCAAGTTCTGTACGACTGA
- the rpsI gene encoding 30S ribosomal protein S9 — MAQVQYWGTGRRKHSVARVRLVPGEGNVIINKRTMDEFFGGLETLKLIVKQPGNLTETIGKYDVICNVKGGGFSGQAGAIRHGISRALLKADPELRGSLKKAGFLTRDPRMKERKKYGLKAARRAPQFSKR, encoded by the coding sequence ATGGCACAAGTTCAATACTGGGGCACTGGTCGTCGTAAACATTCCGTAGCTCGCGTACGTCTCGTACCGGGTGAAGGCAACGTGATCATCAACAAACGTACCATGGACGAATTCTTCGGCGGTTTGGAAACCCTGAAGCTGATCGTGAAACAGCCGGGCAACCTGACTGAGACCATCGGCAAGTATGATGTGATCTGCAACGTTAAGGGTGGCGGCTTCTCCGGCCAAGCTGGCGCAATCCGTCACGGGATCTCCCGTGCGCTGCTCAAAGCTGATCCGGAACTGCGTGGTTCTCTGAAAAAAGCAGGCTTCCTGACTCGTGACCCGCGTATGAAAGAGCGTAAGAAATACGGCCTTAAAGCTGCTCGTCGCGCTCCGCAATTCTCCAAACGTTAA
- the gerD gene encoding spore germination lipoprotein GerD, with protein sequence MPWKIGAVSVAIILAFVISGGCGLQQKAGGGGGAQETDAKAQYNETKQMVLDILHTKEGMDTLKDIVRDPQFKRSLAINETDVQVAMLKALTDGTAHATLEEQMRNPKFATALAKSFKKDNEKVLKDLLKDPEYQEMMLSLLKSPDFSQSLYDLMKTPEYRKQTMAIMTQSLQNPEFKLLYLDLLKQAIREGTTELTPNEKQKAGVQSEGGEKKKKEKKESKKKEKSEGDSGNEEDSGGGEGGSEKEQGGGGESGGS encoded by the coding sequence ATGCCTTGGAAAATCGGCGCTGTCTCGGTCGCAATCATACTTGCATTTGTCATCAGCGGCGGCTGCGGTTTACAACAAAAAGCGGGTGGGGGTGGTGGCGCGCAGGAGACGGATGCCAAGGCCCAATACAACGAAACTAAGCAGATGGTGCTCGACATCTTGCACACCAAAGAGGGCATGGACACCCTAAAAGACATCGTGCGCGACCCGCAGTTCAAGCGATCGCTGGCCATCAATGAAACGGACGTGCAAGTGGCGATGTTAAAAGCGCTGACCGACGGTACGGCACACGCCACGTTGGAAGAGCAGATGCGCAATCCTAAATTTGCAACCGCACTGGCCAAGTCTTTTAAGAAGGACAACGAAAAAGTGCTGAAAGACCTGTTAAAAGACCCCGAGTATCAGGAGATGATGCTCAGCCTGCTCAAATCTCCTGATTTCTCACAGAGTTTATATGACCTGATGAAAACGCCCGAGTACCGCAAGCAAACGATGGCGATCATGACCCAATCTTTGCAAAATCCGGAGTTTAAGCTCCTCTACCTCGATCTTTTGAAACAGGCGATTCGCGAAGGCACGACCGAACTCACCCCAAATGAAAAACAAAAGGCTGGCGTGCAAAGCGAGGGCGGTGAGAAGAAGAAGAAAGAAAAGAAAGAGTCGAAGAAAAAAGAGAAAAGCGAAGGGGATAGCGGGAACGAAGAGGACAGCGGCGGCGGTGAAGGCGGCTCCGAAAAAGAACAAGGGGGCGGCGGCGAAAGCGGAGGAAGCTAA
- a CDS encoding polysaccharide deacetylase family protein produces the protein MGILLMTVLLFMFCLYSQADLGTQAVFRGESIQPVTKTDKPAPTPQGAIYKVQTEKKVVALTFDISWGEKAPGPILDILEKKGVKKATFFLSGPWTTTHADIAKRIKTMGFEIGNHGHRHDDFPKYNNQWITEQVGKSEQAIFETTGVKTKLIRTPNGAFDKRVVQHLNSMGYTVVQWHTDSLDWMRPGPDKIVERVVSRAVPGDIILMHASDSALQTIDALPRIIDNLRKKGFEFMTVSELIAGAGVNSKQE, from the coding sequence ATGGGCATCTTGCTCATGACCGTACTTTTATTCATGTTCTGTCTGTACAGTCAAGCGGACCTCGGCACGCAAGCAGTTTTCCGCGGTGAGAGCATCCAGCCTGTCACCAAAACAGACAAGCCTGCTCCGACACCGCAAGGCGCGATCTACAAGGTCCAAACGGAAAAAAAAGTGGTCGCCCTGACCTTCGACATCTCGTGGGGCGAAAAAGCGCCGGGCCCGATCCTCGACATCTTGGAGAAAAAAGGGGTCAAAAAAGCGACCTTCTTCCTCTCCGGGCCGTGGACGACCACTCATGCGGACATCGCCAAGCGCATCAAGACGATGGGCTTTGAAATCGGCAACCATGGTCACCGTCACGACGACTTCCCGAAATATAACAACCAATGGATCACCGAACAAGTCGGCAAATCGGAACAGGCGATCTTTGAAACGACAGGCGTCAAAACCAAGCTGATCCGCACGCCCAACGGGGCTTTTGACAAACGGGTCGTCCAACATCTCAACTCGATGGGCTACACCGTCGTGCAATGGCACACCGATTCGCTCGATTGGATGCGTCCCGGACCGGACAAAATCGTCGAGCGCGTCGTGAGCAGAGCGGTACCCGGTGACATCATTCTGATGCATGCGAGCGACTCCGCCTTGCAGACGATCGATGCTCTGCCCCGCATCATCGACAACCTGCGCAAAAAAGGGTTCGAGTTCATGACCGTCTCCGAACTGATCGCAGGTGCCGGCGTCAACTCGAAACAGGAATAA
- the infA gene encoding translation initiation factor IF-1, whose amino-acid sequence MAKDDVIEVEGRVIEPLPNAMFRVELENGHKVLAHVSGKIRMHYIRILPGDRVTVELSPYDLTRGRITYRYK is encoded by the coding sequence GTGGCGAAAGATGATGTAATCGAAGTGGAAGGTAGAGTTATTGAACCTCTCCCGAACGCAATGTTTCGAGTGGAATTGGAAAACGGACACAAAGTGCTCGCACATGTATCTGGAAAGATTCGAATGCACTATATCCGGATTCTACCGGGGGACCGTGTAACCGTTGAATTGTCTCCGTACGATTTGACGCGTGGCCGGATTACCTACCGCTACAAATAA
- the rplM gene encoding 50S ribosomal protein L13 produces the protein MRTTYMAKPGAVERKWYIIDAEGKTVGRLATEVASILRGKHKPEFTPHIDTGDFVIIINAEKVVFTGKKLQNKIYYRHSLYPGGLKQTTAGQMLATKPERVLTYAIKGMLPHNSLGAKQLTKLRVYAGTEHGHAAQNPIPWESK, from the coding sequence ATGCGTACAACATACATGGCGAAACCTGGCGCCGTGGAACGCAAATGGTACATCATCGACGCTGAAGGTAAAACCGTAGGCCGTCTGGCAACAGAAGTTGCTTCTATCCTTCGCGGTAAACATAAACCGGAATTCACCCCGCATATCGACACTGGTGATTTCGTGATCATCATCAACGCTGAGAAGGTTGTCTTCACTGGCAAGAAACTGCAAAACAAAATCTACTATCGTCACTCCCTGTATCCGGGTGGCCTCAAGCAAACCACTGCAGGTCAAATGCTGGCTACCAAACCGGAGCGCGTGCTGACCTACGCAATCAAGGGTATGCTGCCGCATAACTCTCTGGGCGCGAAACAGCTGACCAAGCTGCGCGTATACGCAGGTACTGAGCATGGGCATGCTGCACAAAACCCGATTCCGTGGGAATCGAAGTAA
- the rpsK gene encoding 30S ribosomal protein S11 gives MAKVKGRGKGATTRTKRRDRKNIEVGVAHIKSTFNNTIVTITDLQGNAISWATAGGQGFKGSRKSTPFAAQLAAESAAKVAMEHGMKSCEVFVKGPGAGREAAIRSLQAAGLEVSMIKDVTPIPHNGCRPPKRRRV, from the coding sequence ATGGCAAAAGTTAAAGGACGCGGTAAAGGTGCTACCACCCGTACCAAACGTCGTGACCGTAAAAACATTGAAGTCGGCGTAGCTCACATCAAGTCGACTTTCAACAACACGATCGTTACCATCACCGACCTGCAAGGCAACGCGATCTCCTGGGCTACTGCCGGCGGCCAAGGCTTCAAAGGCTCCCGTAAGTCCACCCCGTTCGCAGCTCAATTGGCTGCTGAGTCTGCTGCGAAAGTCGCGATGGAACACGGCATGAAGTCTTGCGAAGTATTCGTAAAAGGCCCAGGCGCTGGTCGCGAAGCTGCGATTCGCTCCCTGCAAGCTGCTGGTCTCGAAGTTTCGATGATCAAAGACGTCACTCCGATCCCGCACAACGGTTGCCGTCCGCCGAAGCGCCGCCGCGTATAA